Proteins found in one Paenibacillus dendritiformis genomic segment:
- a CDS encoding HEAT repeat domain-containing protein — MFSSLGVALGFIYVCLGLIGIGVLILLLMKARNNRLAKHQEIYLEKHQPYFVYLQRHMLDPDPFQPPKGPLRPLEMRVIQEKLMEWMEKFSGEQQQKLSALCEEMGLVDRDIKELGSLFYSKQMKAAFRLGGMRSERAVPHLTKAMMQEKDGPLLQVLARSVAKCANDAEQLHTMLQQLTRHRQSHLLAAEVLEETRVNATPMLVRCLKDESDNMVKAALLALSGQTDVALTPALLPLVDSHDKEIRALAVKMLVRAGHALTENNIREWIKDPEWEIRAAVAEALGHSKNTDRIPVLKQALTDSNWWVRYYSANSLSNMGDEGFHALCEAALETDDHFKSDMAKDRIHKELLREHFFAGRREQGAGYQPKRIIYEQYFGEAAIAPLLGRVGGDYSA, encoded by the coding sequence ATGTTTTCCAGTTTGGGAGTCGCTCTCGGCTTCATTTACGTTTGTCTTGGCTTGATTGGAATCGGTGTACTCATTTTGTTATTGATGAAAGCACGCAATAACCGGCTAGCCAAGCATCAGGAGATTTATTTGGAGAAGCATCAGCCCTATTTCGTGTATTTGCAGAGACATATGCTGGACCCGGATCCGTTCCAGCCTCCCAAGGGGCCTCTTCGTCCTCTGGAGATGCGGGTGATTCAGGAGAAGCTGATGGAATGGATGGAAAAATTCAGCGGGGAGCAGCAGCAGAAGCTGTCGGCGCTCTGTGAAGAGATGGGTCTGGTCGACCGCGACATTAAGGAATTAGGCAGCCTGTTCTATTCCAAGCAGATGAAGGCGGCGTTCCGATTGGGCGGAATGCGCTCCGAGCGGGCGGTACCCCATCTGACGAAGGCGATGATGCAGGAGAAGGACGGTCCGCTTCTACAGGTGCTGGCGCGTTCCGTGGCCAAATGCGCCAACGATGCGGAGCAGCTTCATACGATGCTGCAGCAGTTGACGCGCCACCGCCAGAGCCATTTGCTGGCTGCGGAGGTATTGGAAGAGACGCGGGTGAACGCGACCCCGATGCTCGTCCGCTGTCTCAAGGACGAGTCGGACAATATGGTCAAGGCGGCATTGCTCGCGTTAAGCGGACAGACAGACGTCGCGTTGACGCCCGCCCTGCTTCCGCTCGTTGACAGTCATGACAAAGAGATCCGGGCCCTCGCGGTCAAAATGCTCGTTCGCGCCGGACATGCGCTGACCGAGAACAACATCCGCGAATGGATCAAGGATCCGGAATGGGAGATCCGAGCCGCTGTGGCAGAAGCGCTCGGACATTCCAAGAACACGGATCGAATCCCGGTGCTTAAGCAAGCATTGACCGATTCCAATTGGTGGGTTCGCTACTACAGCGCGAACAGCCTGTCCAATATGGGGGATGAAGGCTTCCATGCGCTGTGCGAAGCAGCGCTGGAGACCGACGATCACTTCAAGTCGGACATGGCGAAGGATCGCATACACAAGGAGCTTCTGCGTGAACACTTCTTTGCTGGCCGGCGAGAGCAGGGTGCCGGATATCAGCCGAAGCGGATCATCTATGAGCAGTATTTCGGCGAGGCCGCGATCGCTCCGCTACTTGGCAGAGTAGGAGGCGATTATTCTGCTTAG